A window from Methanococcoides sp. LMO-2 encodes these proteins:
- a CDS encoding TIGR00375 family protein, whose translation MQINADLHLHSKYSMACSNKMELPTIAVEARKKGIDLVATGDCIHPKWLADIKSAATDDETILINDTHFIPTTEIEDKNRVHHLLILPSISKAEELAETMSKYTDLAIDGRPTVRLNGSEIAQIARDIGALIGPCHAFTPWTALYAYHDSLQSCYGDLTDYISFVELGLSADTDYADRISELHRLTFLTNSDAHSPWSNKLAREFTRFEVPSIDFEGLEKAILRKEGYKATLNVGFFPEEGKYNESACIKCFTHYTLEQAVQNNWRCPQCRGQVKKGVCDRINELADLEEPVHPNHRPDYLHLAPLAEIIMMALGHASITTKGVKTAWESLVEKFGNEVAVLLDAEPDQLDIVSPKIVDAILAFRNGEVIIHPGGGGQYGWIELPDSEHKPKADPPKPKNQSSLFDF comes from the coding sequence ATGCAGATCAATGCTGATCTCCACCTCCATTCTAAATACTCAATGGCATGCTCCAATAAGATGGAGCTGCCGACAATTGCTGTAGAGGCCAGGAAAAAAGGCATCGACCTTGTGGCCACAGGCGATTGTATCCATCCAAAATGGCTAGCTGACATCAAGTCCGCAGCCACCGATGATGAGACCATACTCATCAATGATACTCATTTTATACCTACCACAGAGATCGAGGACAAGAACCGCGTCCACCATCTCCTGATACTGCCATCCATCTCAAAGGCCGAGGAGCTGGCAGAGACCATGTCAAAATACACTGACCTGGCAATCGATGGCAGACCAACAGTACGGCTGAACGGCAGTGAGATAGCACAGATAGCAAGGGACATCGGTGCACTCATCGGGCCCTGCCATGCGTTTACCCCCTGGACAGCCCTGTATGCATATCATGACTCACTCCAAAGCTGCTACGGTGACCTCACAGACTATATCTCCTTCGTGGAGCTGGGCTTAAGCGCGGATACCGATTACGCGGACCGCATCAGCGAGCTTCACAGACTGACCTTCCTGACCAACTCTGATGCACACTCCCCCTGGTCCAACAAACTGGCACGCGAGTTTACCCGTTTCGAGGTCCCATCAATCGATTTCGAGGGACTGGAAAAAGCCATCCTCCGCAAGGAAGGCTACAAAGCAACACTGAACGTAGGGTTCTTCCCCGAAGAGGGGAAATACAACGAATCCGCGTGCATCAAGTGCTTTACCCACTACACCCTTGAGCAAGCCGTCCAGAACAACTGGCGCTGCCCCCAGTGCAGGGGACAGGTAAAGAAAGGAGTGTGCGACAGGATCAACGAACTGGCAGACCTGGAAGAACCGGTGCACCCAAACCACCGCCCGGACTACCTGCACCTAGCACCCCTTGCAGAGATCATTATGATGGCACTGGGACATGCAAGCATCACCACCAAAGGCGTAAAGACCGCATGGGAAAGCCTTGTGGAAAAGTTCGGCAACGAGGTTGCAGTCCTGCTGGATGCAGAACCTGACCAGCTCGACATCGTCAGCCCAAAAATAGTTGATGCAATATTGGCATTCCGAAACGGCGAGGTCATCATCCACCCCGGAGGCGGAGGCCAGTATGGCTGGATAGAACTGCCGGATTCCGAACACAAACCAAAAGCAGATCCACCAAAACCAAAGAACCAGAGCTCCCTTTTCGACTTCTGA
- a CDS encoding RimK family alpha-L-glutamate ligase gives MKGWILYKHSELELKPETYEINHLLEVAEKNNIEMRVIRPEQFELIVTRDDRKSVLLDGETVSLPDFLLPRMGAETSYYALAIIRHLERLGVHTFNSSHSIDTVKDKLYSQQILAEADIAFPKTMLAKHPIDVNLVEEKFGFPLVVKALSGSMGSGVFLSESKSNFIDLMELIRSTRSNVNFIIQEFVKSSMGRDLRVMIIGGRAVACMERVAPEGDFKANFSRGGMVRSFEMTPEIEWLATETANVFGLEIAGIDLLFDGEHFKVCEANSSPGFEGVESCCDVDIAQEMYDFIRVRLGIFPEDE, from the coding sequence GTGAAAGGATGGATATTATACAAACATTCCGAACTGGAGCTAAAACCTGAAACTTACGAAATAAACCATCTTCTTGAAGTTGCTGAAAAGAACAATATTGAGATGAGAGTTATCAGGCCTGAGCAGTTCGAGCTTATTGTCACAAGGGATGACCGGAAAAGTGTTCTTCTGGATGGAGAAACGGTGTCACTGCCTGATTTCCTGCTTCCCAGAATGGGTGCAGAAACATCTTATTATGCACTGGCCATTATAAGGCATCTGGAAAGGCTTGGGGTCCATACGTTCAACTCATCCCACAGTATTGACACGGTAAAGGACAAACTGTACTCCCAGCAGATACTCGCAGAAGCGGATATTGCATTCCCAAAGACCATGCTTGCAAAACATCCCATCGACGTAAACCTTGTTGAGGAAAAATTTGGATTCCCACTGGTCGTAAAGGCACTTTCAGGATCCATGGGGAGTGGAGTGTTCCTTTCCGAGAGCAAATCAAACTTCATCGACCTTATGGAACTCATACGTTCAACAAGGAGCAATGTTAACTTCATCATTCAGGAATTCGTCAAGTCAAGCATGGGTCGTGACCTTCGCGTAATGATCATCGGAGGGCGTGCTGTTGCCTGCATGGAAAGGGTAGCACCTGAAGGGGATTTTAAGGCCAATTTTTCAAGGGGAGGAATGGTCCGGTCCTTTGAAATGACACCGGAGATCGAATGGCTGGCCACTGAGACTGCAAATGTCTTCGGACTGGAAATCGCAGGAATTGACCTCCTCTTTGACGGGGAACACTTCAAGGTCTGTGAAGCGAACTCATCCCCTGGTTTTGAAGGAGTGGAAAGCTGCTGTGATGTAGACATTGCACAGGAGATGTACGATTTCATCAGGGTAAGACTGGGAATATTCCCGGAAGATGAATGA
- a CDS encoding protease inhibitor I42 family protein, giving the protein MSKYTGMGIMVLITIVVVTVAAFSMGCTENGDTDLTDDVNIVESGSVFTENENGNEISIEQNGLIVIKLEENPTTGYSWNLTIPEGLTLVGDEFVTDQGDEEIVGAGGIHEWELQADSEGAYEISAIYKRPWENTTGEEDTFSMTVTVLASGEQDVVDGNGADSITDGDDNEYIIRDAAVDDIEILMMESFPLQVSVVATGYVPDGCTVIDEDNIEVIRDGNTFDVSLKTKRPADAICTQALEPYEVNIPLDVYGLEAGVYTVDVNGVTDTFEFTMDNVME; this is encoded by the coding sequence ATGTCAAAATATACGGGTATGGGCATAATGGTCCTGATCACCATTGTGGTAGTGACCGTAGCTGCCTTTTCCATGGGTTGTACTGAAAATGGCGATACGGATCTAACAGATGATGTAAATATAGTGGAATCGGGATCAGTTTTCACAGAAAACGAGAATGGCAATGAGATCTCAATAGAACAGAACGGTCTTATTGTGATCAAACTGGAAGAGAATCCGACAACAGGCTATTCCTGGAACCTCACGATCCCTGAGGGTCTGACACTGGTAGGCGATGAGTTTGTGACCGATCAGGGGGATGAAGAAATTGTAGGCGCAGGTGGAATCCACGAATGGGAACTTCAGGCAGATTCTGAGGGTGCCTATGAGATCTCTGCTATCTACAAGAGGCCCTGGGAAAACACCACTGGTGAAGAGGATACTTTCAGCATGACCGTAACTGTGCTCGCTTCAGGCGAACAGGATGTTGTCGATGGTAATGGTGCAGATAGCATCACTGACGGAGATGACAATGAATACATCATCCGTGATGCTGCTGTCGATGACATAGAGATCCTGATGATGGAATCATTCCCATTGCAGGTCAGTGTGGTTGCAACGGGCTATGTACCCGATGGATGCACTGTTATCGATGAGGACAACATCGAGGTAATAAGGGACGGGAACACCTTCGATGTATCACTGAAGACCAAAAGACCGGCAGATGCCATATGCACCCAGGCACTTGAGCCTTATGAGGTGAACATCCCTCTGGATGTGTATGGTCTTGAAGCAGGAGTCTATACGGTGGATGTGAACGGTGTGACGGACACGTTCGAGTTCACCATGGACAATGTGATGGAGTGA
- a CDS encoding DNA alkylation repair protein, which yields MYDSMGVVLVGTTEENYESIIVKLEELSDPEAIEGMAHFWITPEKCYGVSIPELRKIAKEIGKDHKLALMLWDKGYRETMILASMVDDPKQVSEKQMEMWVSDFDYWEICDQCCMNLFQKTQFSRRKAIEWSSRKEEFVKRSGFVLMARMAVADKKAEDSVFEEFFPLIEKGSVDARNFVKKAVNWALRQIGKRNPELNRKAIEVSEKLTGSNVASARWIGTDALKELTSEAVRKRLNK from the coding sequence ATGTACGATTCAATGGGAGTTGTTCTTGTGGGTACAACAGAAGAAAACTACGAAAGCATTATCGTGAAACTGGAGGAGTTGAGCGATCCTGAGGCTATAGAAGGAATGGCACATTTCTGGATCACTCCTGAGAAGTGCTACGGCGTCTCGATCCCTGAGCTGCGAAAGATCGCAAAGGAGATCGGAAAAGATCACAAGCTGGCTCTCATGCTGTGGGACAAGGGGTACAGGGAGACCATGATCCTTGCTTCCATGGTGGACGACCCAAAACAAGTCTCTGAAAAGCAGATGGAAATGTGGGTCTCTGATTTTGACTACTGGGAGATATGTGACCAGTGCTGCATGAACCTCTTCCAAAAGACCCAATTCTCCCGAAGGAAGGCCATCGAATGGAGTTCTAGGAAAGAGGAGTTCGTGAAACGCTCCGGTTTTGTTCTCATGGCGAGGATGGCCGTGGCAGACAAGAAGGCCGAAGACTCTGTATTTGAGGAATTCTTCCCCCTGATCGAAAAGGGGTCGGTCGATGCCCGTAATTTTGTGAAAAAGGCCGTCAACTGGGCATTGAGGCAGATCGGCAAGCGCAACCCGGAGTTGAACAGGAAGGCCATTGAAGTTTCAGAGAAGCTGACCGGATCGAATGTTGCAAGTGCCAGGTGGATCGGAACCGATGCACTGAAAGAGCTTACCAGTGAAGCTGTCCGGAAGCGACTTAATAAATGA
- the cofD gene encoding 2-phospho-L-lactate transferase codes for MIVLSGGTGTPKLLDGLRHVIPEEDITVVVNTAEDLRVSGNLITPDIDTVLYLFSERIDKGKWWGVRDDTFATHEAMKLAGHDEGMMIGDLDRATHIMRSELLRNGMTLTEAIQSMTSSFGIRSCVLPMSDDAVSTMITIPSGRIHFQDFWVKQHGEPEVLEVSQDGIDEASISPVVLEALEEEDEVLIGPSNPITSIGPIISLPGMREILKKKKVIAVSPIIGKEPISGPAGKLMDARGFDVSSVGVAECYNDILDAMVIDVRDESAGDAIMDMGIEVFFKDTLMRSVDISIDLAEYVTGIFNTI; via the coding sequence ATGATCGTATTATCAGGTGGAACAGGAACTCCCAAATTGCTCGATGGTCTAAGACACGTCATTCCTGAAGAGGATATCACTGTGGTCGTAAACACGGCGGAGGATCTCCGGGTTTCGGGAAATCTGATAACGCCTGATATTGATACCGTGCTCTATCTGTTCTCTGAAAGGATCGATAAGGGTAAATGGTGGGGTGTCAGGGACGATACCTTTGCCACGCATGAAGCAATGAAGCTTGCAGGTCATGACGAGGGTATGATGATAGGTGATCTTGACAGGGCTACTCACATCATGCGTTCTGAGCTCTTAAGAAATGGTATGACCCTTACAGAAGCTATCCAAAGCATGACTTCTTCATTTGGGATCCGTTCCTGTGTACTGCCAATGTCCGACGATGCTGTATCTACCATGATAACAATACCTTCCGGGAGGATCCATTTTCAGGATTTCTGGGTAAAACAGCATGGTGAACCTGAGGTGCTGGAAGTGTCACAGGATGGGATAGATGAAGCATCCATCTCTCCAGTTGTCCTCGAAGCTCTCGAGGAAGAGGATGAGGTGTTGATAGGTCCCAGCAATCCTATCACAAGTATCGGTCCGATAATTTCCCTGCCCGGTATGCGTGAGATCCTCAAAAAGAAGAAAGTGATTGCAGTAAGCCCTATCATAGGAAAGGAGCCCATAAGTGGACCTGCAGGAAAACTGATGGATGCACGTGGGTTCGATGTTTCCTCTGTTGGTGTTGCAGAATGCTACAATGATATCCTTGATGCGATGGTCATCGATGTACGTGATGAATCTGCAGGAGATGCCATTATGGATATGGGTATAGAGGTATTTTTTAAGGATACTCTGATGAGATCGGTTGATATTAGTATCGATCTTGCAGAATATGTTACTGGTATTTTCAATACTATATGA
- a CDS encoding HD domain-containing protein, with product MKVIRDPVHGYIELDQLVLSLIDTPQMQRLRRIQQLGLSNLVYPGANHTRFEHSLGVMHLATTLTSQLDSIEKDQKDEIRAAALLHDVGHGPLSHVTENIIKEYTRQRHEDVKPILKKGEIAEILEDHGLDPVNIADHIKGETSLGKIVNSEIDVDRMDYLVRDAHYTGVAFGLVDHARLIHEMQFYEDNLVVGLGGLKAAESLLVSRFLMHPSVYYHHVSRIAETMFTRAVQDLINKGTLDPFKLRQMEDARLFEMIRADNGYAGELAKRLDERRLYKRALHTGIDVVGENVLRYRGKVERVENEIAEMIGIDSQEILIDIPKRPEIAEMKALIKVDGKMLRLDEASNIVATIENAHQDNWRMGVYTIKEHRDKVRKAAEDFFETKKKTKQFRLTDL from the coding sequence ATGAAAGTAATACGGGATCCGGTACACGGGTATATAGAACTGGACCAACTGGTATTGTCACTGATAGACACTCCCCAGATGCAGCGCCTGAGAAGGATACAGCAATTAGGCCTGTCCAATCTTGTATATCCCGGAGCTAACCACACCCGTTTTGAACATTCCCTGGGAGTAATGCACCTTGCAACCACCCTGACATCCCAACTGGACTCCATCGAAAAGGACCAGAAAGATGAGATCCGTGCCGCTGCACTCCTTCATGATGTAGGACACGGGCCACTATCACATGTAACAGAGAATATCATAAAGGAATACACCCGCCAGAGGCATGAGGATGTCAAACCGATCCTCAAAAAAGGTGAGATCGCAGAGATCCTGGAAGACCACGGCCTTGACCCTGTCAACATTGCTGACCACATAAAAGGTGAGACCTCTCTTGGAAAGATCGTGAACAGCGAGATCGACGTTGACCGCATGGACTACCTGGTAAGGGATGCACACTACACAGGAGTTGCTTTCGGACTTGTGGACCATGCACGCCTGATACATGAGATGCAGTTCTATGAGGATAACCTGGTGGTCGGCCTGGGTGGCCTGAAAGCCGCGGAATCCCTTCTGGTCTCACGTTTCCTCATGCACCCTTCGGTCTATTACCACCATGTATCAAGGATAGCCGAAACAATGTTCACAAGAGCTGTACAGGACCTTATCAACAAGGGTACTCTCGACCCCTTCAAACTGCGCCAGATGGAAGATGCCAGGTTATTCGAGATGATCCGGGCTGACAACGGGTATGCAGGAGAACTTGCAAAGCGACTTGACGAGAGAAGACTGTACAAACGTGCCCTCCATACAGGGATCGATGTTGTGGGAGAGAATGTCCTGCGTTACAGGGGAAAGGTCGAGCGCGTGGAAAATGAGATCGCTGAGATGATCGGCATCGACAGCCAGGAAATACTGATCGATATCCCGAAGAGGCCTGAGATCGCAGAAATGAAGGCACTGATCAAGGTCGACGGAAAGATGCTGAGGCTTGATGAAGCGTCCAACATTGTGGCAACCATAGAGAATGCCCACCAGGATAACTGGAGGATGGGAGTCTATACAATTAAAGAACACAGGGATAAGGTCAGGAAAGCTGCAGAAGATTTCTTTGAAACAAAGAAAAAGACGAAGCAGTTCAGACTTACAGACCTATGA
- a CDS encoding UbiX family flavin prenyltransferase — MEIVIGISGASGAQYGIRLLELLADMDIDTHLILTKAAEKIIEVETDLTPEDIKDLATYVHDEKDFTAAIASGSHPFEGMIIAPCSMKTLASVANGTSDNLLGRTADVCLKDRRKLVLMTRETPLSGIHIENMLKAHNAGAILLPASPAYYNRPESIDDLINFMAGRALDLMKVKNDAYKRWE, encoded by the coding sequence ATGGAGATAGTCATCGGTATAAGCGGAGCCTCAGGTGCACAATATGGAATTCGCCTTCTTGAGCTTCTGGCAGATATGGACATAGACACGCACCTTATACTCACAAAGGCTGCTGAGAAGATAATCGAAGTGGAGACAGACCTTACGCCTGAAGACATAAAGGACCTGGCAACGTATGTCCATGACGAAAAGGACTTCACCGCGGCAATAGCAAGCGGATCTCATCCCTTCGAAGGAATGATCATAGCACCCTGCAGTATGAAAACGCTCGCATCAGTGGCAAATGGAACCTCTGACAACCTCCTCGGACGCACAGCGGATGTGTGCCTGAAAGACAGGAGAAAACTTGTCCTCATGACCCGTGAAACGCCTTTAAGCGGCATCCATATTGAGAACATGCTGAAAGCACACAATGCAGGAGCCATACTACTGCCAGCCTCCCCGGCATATTACAACAGGCCGGAATCCATCGATGACCTCATCAACTTCATGGCAGGCAGGGCACTTGACCTGATGAAGGTCAAAAATGATGCTTACAAGCGCTGGGAATGA
- a CDS encoding ubiquitin-like small modifier protein 1 yields the protein MTMAKIKLFANLRESAGESELEVQGKTVQEILDALLSKFPQLQEMVFNEIDGKKELRSYINILINGDNVMHLEGLDTIVNDDDEIAIFPPVSGG from the coding sequence ATGACTATGGCAAAAATAAAGTTATTTGCAAATCTCAGGGAATCTGCAGGTGAGTCGGAACTGGAGGTACAGGGAAAGACCGTACAGGAGATCCTTGATGCTCTTCTCTCAAAGTTCCCTCAGCTTCAGGAGATGGTCTTCAACGAGATCGACGGAAAGAAGGAACTCCGAAGCTACATCAACATCCTCATAAACGGGGATAATGTCATGCATCTTGAAGGCCTTGACACCATCGTCAATGATGACGACGAGATAGCAATATTCCCGCCTGTATCAGGTGGCTGA
- the crcB gene encoding fluoride efflux transporter CrcB, which translates to MIFPERTQDLAGIAFGGFLGAVSRYAVSSSTISPNGTLIVNVIGSLLLGMMMYDYDYLGHISQRTRLTFGTGFMGSFTTFSTFAVESYTLGGNSSIYNIGTNLTLTLLAVFVGRGMIIHISRRS; encoded by the coding sequence ATGATATTCCCGGAAAGAACACAGGATCTGGCAGGCATTGCATTCGGCGGATTCCTCGGTGCTGTATCCAGATATGCAGTTTCATCCAGCACCATATCGCCCAATGGGACGCTTATTGTGAATGTGATCGGAAGCCTCCTTCTGGGAATGATGATGTATGATTACGACTACCTTGGACACATAAGCCAGAGGACACGACTTACCTTCGGGACAGGCTTCATGGGATCATTCACCACCTTTTCCACTTTTGCCGTTGAGAGCTACACGCTTGGAGGAAACTCTTCCATATATAACATCGGAACAAACCTGACACTCACCCTGTTGGCTGTTTTTGTCGGAAGAGGCATGATCATCCACATTTCGAGGAGGAGCTAA
- the crcB gene encoding fluoride efflux transporter CrcB encodes MPAGLEAMLLVGLGGSIGACLRYLVSGTVPLLKGIPTGTLLVNVIGSTILATLTFLSEPFGSIHLINIGMLGSFTTFSTFAYETFRLLEEGQKLLFASNIALNLLLCLSGVFIGQQIASLI; translated from the coding sequence ATGCCAGCAGGTCTTGAAGCCATGCTGCTGGTGGGACTTGGAGGATCCATCGGAGCCTGCCTGAGGTATCTGGTATCAGGAACCGTTCCCCTGCTTAAAGGCATCCCCACAGGAACCCTTCTTGTAAATGTCATCGGGAGCACCATATTGGCCACACTTACATTCTTATCAGAACCATTTGGAAGTATTCACCTTATCAATATAGGGATGCTTGGCTCCTTCACAACGTTCTCGACCTTTGCCTATGAGACATTCAGGTTGCTTGAAGAGGGACAGAAACTACTTTTCGCATCCAACATAGCACTAAACCTGCTTCTTTGTCTTTCAGGCGTATTTATCGGACAGCAGATAGCAAGCTTAATCTAA
- a CDS encoding DUF190 domain-containing protein, translating into MRSAVLRIYLSENDRCNGRPAHEVILEFMRDSKIAGATVLHGIEGYGVHSKIHTTSVLRLGTGLPMILEAVDSEEKIREILPELCRMVPKELITLQQVEIISGEKI; encoded by the coding sequence ATGAGATCAGCTGTCCTCAGGATATACCTCAGTGAGAACGATCGCTGCAACGGCAGACCTGCACACGAAGTGATACTTGAGTTCATGAGAGATTCAAAGATCGCCGGTGCAACCGTGCTCCATGGTATTGAAGGATACGGGGTACACAGCAAGATACACACGACAAGTGTCCTGAGGCTGGGCACAGGCCTGCCTATGATCCTAGAAGCAGTCGATTCCGAAGAAAAGATAAGAGAGATCCTCCCTGAGCTTTGCAGGATGGTACCGAAAGAGCTCATCACCCTGCAACAGGTCGAGATAATCTCAGGAGAGAAGATCTGA
- a CDS encoding YhbY family RNA-binding protein gives MDKEKLYKLRSEATHIKPMINVGKNGVTDQLILELKKAIKDNHLVKVKVLKSASYEDEDGIDGIAEKLASATKATVIDVRGHSVVLYR, from the coding sequence ATGGATAAAGAAAAGTTATACAAACTCAGATCAGAGGCAACTCACATAAAGCCTATGATCAATGTAGGCAAAAACGGGGTCACTGACCAGTTAATACTCGAACTAAAAAAGGCCATCAAGGACAACCATCTTGTAAAGGTCAAGGTCTTAAAGAGTGCTTCTTACGAGGATGAGGACGGTATCGACGGCATTGCTGAAAAGCTTGCATCTGCTACAAAGGCAACGGTCATCGATGTAAGGGGACATTCAGTGGTGCTTTACCGCTAA
- a CDS encoding RAD55 family ATPase, with protein MAGYLFGIKELDDLIGGVKEGTNLMLIGPPMSGKDDLVNAIIYNGLNEGDSSIIVSTRETGERVLDWFSDNGLEVDSSNLGVVDCVTKTLGIPTSDDAHIKRASSPVDLTGIGVRIGQFFEEYLVVKKAPGMRFCINSLSTILMYCNLQTLFRFLHVFTGRIKASNSLGIFIVEDEMHDTQTIATLKQLFDGMIEIKETESGHSVRVVGITPKPTPWYDFEIDGSNVTIGKPE; from the coding sequence ATGGCTGGATATTTGTTTGGTATCAAGGAACTTGATGATCTGATCGGAGGTGTCAAAGAGGGTACCAACCTGATGCTTATCGGTCCTCCTATGAGTGGGAAGGATGATCTTGTGAATGCCATTATATACAATGGTCTCAATGAGGGCGATTCATCCATTATAGTTTCCACCCGTGAGACAGGGGAACGCGTACTTGACTGGTTCTCCGATAACGGCCTGGAGGTCGATTCTTCTAATCTTGGTGTTGTGGATTGCGTGACTAAGACCCTTGGTATTCCAACATCTGATGATGCTCACATTAAAAGGGCCTCAAGTCCTGTTGACCTTACCGGGATAGGTGTAAGGATCGGTCAGTTCTTTGAGGAGTACCTTGTAGTGAAAAAGGCTCCGGGAATGAGGTTCTGTATCAATTCCCTTTCTACAATACTAATGTATTGCAATCTTCAGACCCTGTTCCGGTTCTTACATGTCTTTACAGGCCGTATCAAGGCATCCAATTCACTTGGGATCTTCATTGTGGAAGATGAAATGCATGATACGCAGACAATAGCAACCCTTAAGCAGCTTTTCGACGGCATGATCGAAATAAAGGAGACCGAATCCGGTCACTCTGTCAGGGTAGTGGGCATTACTCCAAAACCAACTCCATGGTACGACTTTGAGATCGATGGAAGTAATGTGACCATCGGGAAACCTGAATGA
- a CDS encoding molybdenum cofactor biosynthesis protein B: protein MDSVTQKHKKDVKKSLGFHIISISSSRFATYGSVRSPSDADDVSGELMEDLVKKSGHNVLGYELVSDDPSTIKMAVMDALQKEADIIVTTGGTGLTPADITIETLAPMFEKQMPGFGELFRYKSIDQIGSAVILTRAAAGTVGDKAIFCLPGSPGAVELALSDIILPEAGHVIKHIR from the coding sequence ATGGACTCTGTTACGCAAAAACACAAGAAGGATGTAAAAAAGAGCCTTGGTTTTCATATTATTTCAATATCTTCTTCAAGGTTTGCCACATATGGTTCAGTCCGCTCTCCCTCAGATGCCGATGATGTGTCCGGTGAGCTGATGGAAGATCTTGTGAAAAAAAGTGGGCATAATGTCCTCGGATATGAGCTCGTCTCCGATGATCCGTCGACTATAAAGATGGCTGTAATGGATGCCCTCCAGAAGGAGGCAGATATTATTGTGACGACCGGCGGTACCGGACTGACTCCTGCCGATATAACCATTGAGACACTTGCTCCAATGTTTGAAAAGCAGATGCCGGGGTTTGGCGAACTTTTCAGGTATAAGAGCATTGATCAGATAGGTTCTGCAGTGATACTGACCCGTGCAGCTGCCGGGACTGTAGGGGATAAAGCTATCTTCTGTTTGCCCGGGTCTCCCGGTGCAGTGGAGCTTGCTCTCTCGGATATAATTCTCCCTGAGGCAGGGCATGTTATAAAGCACATAAGATAA
- a CDS encoding 50S ribosomal protein L16: protein MVRKPASMYRNVKSRSNTRRKYMGGVPGSHVIHYDDGNKKAEFPVKITLIADEKCQIQHKALEAARITANRTMTSGAGRTGYHMKLRVYPHEVLRENKQATGAGADRVSSGMRAAWGKNVGTAARVSAGQKVFTISVNKEHFPMAKDALRKAGQKLPTPVRIVVDQGMELVQ, encoded by the coding sequence ATGGTAAGAAAACCAGCAAGTATGTACAGAAACGTAAAATCACGTTCAAACACAAGAAGAAAATACATGGGTGGTGTTCCAGGTAGCCACGTAATCCACTACGATGATGGAAACAAGAAAGCTGAATTCCCGGTGAAGATCACACTGATTGCAGATGAGAAATGCCAGATCCAGCACAAAGCTCTCGAAGCTGCACGTATCACTGCAAACAGAACAATGACATCAGGAGCAGGCCGTACCGGCTACCACATGAAGCTCAGGGTATATCCTCACGAGGTCCTCAGGGAGAACAAACAGGCTACTGGAGCAGGAGCAGACCGTGTCTCAAGTGGAATGAGAGCAGCATGGGGCAAGAATGTAGGTACTGCAGCAAGAGTTTCTGCAGGACAAAAGGTATTCACCATCTCCGTGAACAAAGAGCATTTCCCAATGGCAAAAGATGCTCTGAGAAAAGCTGGCCAGAAACTCCCAACCCCTGTAAGGATCGTTGTCGATCAGGGTATGGAACTGGTACAGTAA